A section of the Brevundimonas sp. AJA228-03 genome encodes:
- a CDS encoding aldehyde dehydrogenase family protein, with protein MTAAADARLILTRLGVPETAFATDGLPTRSPIDGSTGVSVRIDGPRDIDTALSAATTAFEAWRRVPAPHRGELVRLLGEELRIAKADLAMLVTLEAGKITSEGQGEVQEMIDICDFAVGLSRQLYGLTLPSERPGHHMRETWQPLGPVAVISAFNFPVAVWAWNAALALVCGDPVVWKPSEKTPLTALAVHAVVRRALARFGTAPDGLLQLLIGGRDVGEALVADPRVALVSATGSTRMGRAVATTVAARLGRSLLELGGNNAMIVTPSADMDLAVRAIAFSAVGTCGQRCTTLRRLLVHEDVAEPLLARLASAYASLPIGDPRASATLVGPLIDEEAVKGFDAALAQAVAEGGTVVVGGTRVEGTCVRPAIVRMPTQSAVVRHETFAPILYVLTWRDFDEAVAMQNAVPQGLSSCVFTDSVREAEAFLSAWGSDCGIANVNIGPSGAEIGGAFGGEKETGGGRESGSDAWKSYMRRQTQTVNFSADLPLAQGVTFEV; from the coding sequence ATGACCGCCGCCGCAGATGCCCGTCTGATCCTGACCCGTCTCGGCGTGCCTGAAACCGCCTTCGCGACCGACGGGCTGCCGACCCGCTCTCCCATCGACGGCTCGACGGGCGTATCCGTCCGCATCGACGGCCCCCGCGACATCGACACCGCCCTGTCGGCAGCCACCACGGCCTTCGAGGCCTGGCGACGCGTGCCGGCGCCGCATCGGGGTGAGCTGGTCCGGCTGCTGGGCGAGGAACTTCGCATCGCCAAAGCCGACCTCGCCATGCTGGTCACGCTGGAGGCCGGCAAGATCACCTCCGAGGGTCAGGGCGAGGTGCAGGAAATGATCGACATCTGCGACTTCGCGGTCGGCCTGTCGCGTCAGCTCTATGGTCTGACCCTGCCCAGCGAACGCCCCGGCCATCACATGCGCGAGACCTGGCAGCCGCTGGGTCCGGTCGCGGTGATCTCGGCGTTCAACTTTCCGGTCGCGGTCTGGGCCTGGAACGCGGCGCTGGCCCTGGTCTGTGGCGATCCGGTGGTCTGGAAGCCATCGGAGAAGACGCCGCTGACGGCCCTGGCCGTTCATGCGGTTGTCCGGCGGGCACTGGCGCGCTTCGGCACTGCCCCCGACGGACTGCTTCAGCTCTTGATCGGCGGCCGCGATGTGGGCGAGGCGCTGGTGGCCGATCCGCGCGTGGCCCTGGTGTCCGCGACCGGGTCGACCCGGATGGGCCGGGCGGTGGCGACAACGGTGGCGGCACGGCTGGGCCGGTCGCTGCTGGAGCTGGGCGGCAACAATGCCATGATCGTCACCCCGTCCGCCGACATGGACCTGGCGGTGCGGGCCATCGCCTTTTCCGCCGTGGGGACCTGCGGCCAGCGGTGCACGACCCTGCGCCGCCTGCTGGTCCACGAGGACGTGGCCGAGCCCCTGTTGGCGCGGCTGGCATCCGCCTACGCCAGCCTCCCCATCGGCGACCCGCGCGCGTCCGCCACCCTGGTCGGGCCGCTGATCGACGAGGAGGCGGTGAAGGGCTTCGATGCGGCCCTGGCCCAGGCGGTTGCCGAGGGCGGTACGGTCGTGGTCGGCGGCACCCGGGTGGAGGGCACCTGCGTCCGTCCCGCCATCGTCCGGATGCCGACCCAGAGCGCGGTCGTCCGGCACGAGACCTTCGCGCCGATCCTCTATGTCCTGACCTGGCGCGATTTCGATGAGGCGGTGGCGATGCAGAACGCCGTGCCGCAGGGGCTGTCGAGCTGCGTCTTCACCGACAGCGTCCGGGAGGCCGAAGCCTTCCTGTCGGCCTGGGGCTCGGACTGCGGCATCGCCAATGTCAACATCGGCCCCTCGGGCGCCGAGATCGGCGGGGCCTTCGGCGGTGAGAAGGAGACGGGTGGCGGGCGTGAGAGCGGCTCGGACGCCTGGAAATCCTATATGCGTCGCCAGACCCAGACGGTGAACTTCTCGGCCGACCTGCCCCTGGCCCAGGGCGTGACCTTCGAGGTTTGA